A window from Macaca nemestrina isolate mMacNem1 chromosome 8, mMacNem.hap1, whole genome shotgun sequence encodes these proteins:
- the LOC105476045 gene encoding zinc finger protein 706, whose product MARGQQKIQSQQKNAKKQAGQKKKQGHDQKAAAKAALIYTCTVCRTQMPDPKTFKQHFESKHPKTPLPPELADVQA is encoded by the exons ATGGCTCGTGGACAGCAGAAAATTCAGTCTCAGCAGAAAAATGCCAAAAAGCAAGCTggacaaaagaagaaacaaggacATGACCAAAAGGCTGCTGCCAAAGCTGCCTTAATATATACCTGCACTGTCTGTAGG ACACAAATGCCAGACCCTAAGACCTTCAAGCAGCACTTTGAGAGCAAGCATCCTAAGACTCCACTTCCTCCAGAATTAGCTGATGTTCAGGCATAA